The following proteins come from a genomic window of Geomonas sp. RF6:
- a CDS encoding divergent polysaccharide deacetylase family protein: MATGKKSGRKGKPSGGGRPPYLALAVVVAIIVVAILLLERTRSTRPVQEPRPHPPVASTEAPAPPPAEPAAPAAPAVVAPSKTPMPRHAAPLKGHGSLAIIVDDMGANMQEAMELLSIDLPITFSVIPSLAKAAAVAEAAHGAGEEVMVHMPMEPQGYPKQRLEKIGLLVSMDEEEIERRVNGYFAFVPHAVGANNHMGSRFTERLDKMAPVLKVLKEHGVFFVDSLTSPASVGYKTARAAGLKCGMRQVFLDNVQDVGAIRKQLAQAAAVATKRGAAIAICHPHPATIKALKEMMPELKEGGIQLVHASDLVS; encoded by the coding sequence TTGGCAACCGGAAAGAAATCAGGCAGGAAAGGGAAACCGTCAGGCGGAGGTCGCCCTCCGTATCTCGCCCTCGCTGTTGTTGTAGCAATCATCGTTGTCGCCATCCTCCTCCTGGAACGGACGAGGAGCACGCGCCCTGTCCAGGAGCCGCGACCACACCCCCCCGTCGCATCGACAGAAGCTCCGGCTCCGCCCCCTGCCGAGCCGGCCGCCCCGGCTGCCCCGGCCGTCGTGGCTCCTTCCAAGACTCCCATGCCCCGTCACGCCGCTCCGCTGAAGGGGCACGGCTCCCTTGCCATCATCGTGGACGACATGGGGGCCAATATGCAGGAAGCAATGGAGCTCCTCTCCATCGATCTTCCCATCACCTTCTCCGTCATCCCGAGTCTCGCCAAGGCTGCCGCCGTGGCCGAGGCGGCTCATGGCGCGGGAGAAGAGGTGATGGTGCACATGCCGATGGAGCCGCAGGGGTATCCGAAACAGCGCCTGGAGAAGATAGGGCTGCTGGTCTCCATGGATGAGGAGGAGATCGAGAGGCGGGTCAATGGCTACTTCGCCTTCGTCCCCCATGCGGTCGGCGCCAACAACCACATGGGGTCGCGTTTCACCGAGAGGCTGGACAAGATGGCGCCGGTACTAAAGGTGCTGAAGGAGCACGGCGTCTTTTTCGTCGACAGCCTCACCTCCCCCGCCTCGGTGGGGTACAAGACCGCGCGGGCCGCGGGGCTGAAGTGCGGGATGCGGCAGGTCTTTCTGGACAACGTGCAGGACGTGGGGGCGATCAGGAAGCAGCTCGCGCAGGCAGCCGCAGTGGCCACCAAGCGCGGCGCCGCCATTGCCATCTGCCATCCGCACCCGGCGACGATAAAGGCGCTGAAGGAGATGATGCCGGAACTGAAGGAAGGCGGAATACAGCTGGTGCATGCTTCGGATCTGGTGAGTTGA
- a CDS encoding ParA family protein produces the protein MKKYPYVITVSSEKGGVGKTTLATNLAIFLKALDENVPVSIFSFDNHFTIDKMFSIKGQPLRGSVADLLLETPGHQLLHTGQYGVNYIPSSNTLPELRGSIKGPMMLARILAASEIPGILIVDTRPDLDVLTQNALYAADRVFVPIKDMASMDNCRNIFELFDRRGLDRKSLSLVPCLIDERIKFDGLFKDQKTLLKAFAINRGYRCVDTYISKSPKVESLNTNPDGRIYPIFTHGRGTDVFGQFIQLGQIALQEYHQTKEPRALLFDRWQSEEDARKKEAYFGRLTGLKSECLLCNATLEEGAKLAHYCESSDGAVSGFVEADCFARFLMSAVYRIDQNLPADDPTRVMIDEAARESVFIFDPKEDTEKRSVTFHRFSLAGGHLLKREYPLAQQGGEDRFTTLVQGTLGGYNGELREAFLMVHPVNGENPAGILVEDSYREMLKLRKKIAAQI, from the coding sequence ATGAAAAAATACCCCTATGTGATTACTGTCTCCTCCGAAAAAGGAGGGGTGGGCAAGACGACTCTGGCCACCAATCTCGCCATCTTCCTGAAGGCCCTCGACGAGAATGTGCCGGTCTCCATCTTCTCATTCGACAACCACTTCACCATCGACAAGATGTTCTCCATCAAGGGGCAGCCGCTGCGTGGCAGCGTCGCCGACCTCCTCCTGGAGACACCCGGCCACCAGCTTCTGCACACCGGGCAGTACGGCGTGAACTACATCCCCTCCTCCAACACGCTCCCCGAGCTGCGCGGGTCGATAAAGGGGCCGATGATGCTGGCGCGCATACTTGCCGCGTCGGAGATCCCCGGCATCCTCATAGTGGACACCCGCCCGGACCTGGACGTGCTGACGCAGAATGCGCTCTACGCCGCCGACCGCGTCTTCGTGCCGATCAAGGACATGGCGAGCATGGACAACTGCCGGAACATCTTCGAGCTCTTCGACAGGAGGGGGCTGGACCGGAAGAGCCTGTCGCTCGTCCCCTGCCTGATCGACGAGAGGATCAAGTTCGACGGACTTTTCAAGGATCAGAAGACGCTTCTGAAGGCGTTTGCCATCAACCGCGGCTACCGCTGCGTCGATACCTACATCTCCAAGAGTCCGAAGGTCGAGAGCCTGAACACCAACCCGGACGGAAGGATCTACCCGATCTTCACCCACGGGCGCGGCACCGATGTCTTCGGCCAGTTCATCCAGCTCGGCCAGATCGCGCTGCAGGAATACCACCAAACGAAGGAGCCGCGGGCGCTCCTCTTCGACAGGTGGCAAAGCGAAGAGGACGCGCGGAAGAAGGAAGCGTACTTCGGCCGCCTCACCGGGCTCAAATCGGAATGCCTCCTGTGCAATGCGACGCTGGAAGAAGGGGCGAAGCTCGCGCATTACTGCGAGTCATCCGACGGCGCGGTCAGCGGCTTCGTGGAGGCCGACTGCTTCGCGCGCTTCCTCATGTCCGCCGTCTACCGCATCGACCAGAACCTCCCGGCGGACGACCCGACCCGCGTCATGATCGACGAGGCGGCCCGGGAGTCGGTCTTTATCTTCGATCCGAAAGAGGATACGGAGAAGAGGAGCGTCACCTTCCACCGCTTCTCCCTCGCCGGCGGCCACCTGCTGAAGCGGGAATACCCGCTGGCGCAGCAGGGGGGAGAGGACCGCTTCACCACCCTCGTCCAGGGGACGCTCGGCGGCTACAACGGCGAGCTGCGCGAAGCCTTCCTGATGGTACACCCGGTGAACGGAGAGAACCCCGCCGGCATCCTCGTGGAGGACAGCTACCGCGAGATGCTGAAGCTTAGAAAGAAGATCGCGGCACAGATCTAG
- the dxs gene encoding 1-deoxy-D-xylulose-5-phosphate synthase — MPSPILDRITEPRQLRGLSLKELELLAAELREKIIATCSANGGHLAPSLGVVELTIALHRVFESPKDKIVWDVGHQAYAHKLLTGRSDSFGTLRTFGGISGFPKRSESAHDSFDVGHSSTSISAALGLSVARDLKGRRNKVLAVIGDGSMTGGMAYEALNHAGDLNKDLVVILNDNEMSISENVGALSNLLSRTITSDFVHKIRKDVGAFLESLPRVGSSALQIARKAEESLKGLFTPSMLFQAFGFEYIGPIDGHNIPLLLETLENVKRFDDAVLIHVLTKKGKGYTPAEFNPALFHGVGPFDIPTGKVLKGKGGGASYTGIFGEALKKVAAENEKIVAVTAAMPDGTGLTPFGKEYPERFFDVGIAEQHAVTFAAGLAADGFTPVVALYSSFLQRAYDQLCHDVCLQELPVVLAIDRAGVVGNDGPTHHGVFDLSYLRHLPGLTVMAPKDENELQHMLFTATQLKAPAALRYPRGNGLGVPIDQILHEIPVGKGELLRDGADGALIAVGTMVAPALQAAQALAAEGIDVAVMNARFVKPLDRELILSLAARGPVFTIEENVVQGGFGTAVLELLEEEEVYGVRLTRLGFPDSFVEQGEQGELRANYGLDAAGIADSVRKVLGEMQGAQVEAEEELG; from the coding sequence ATGCCCTCTCCCATACTTGATCGAATAACGGAGCCGCGCCAGTTGCGGGGGCTGTCCCTGAAGGAGCTGGAGCTCCTGGCGGCCGAGCTGCGCGAGAAGATCATCGCGACCTGCTCGGCAAACGGCGGCCATCTCGCGCCGAGCCTCGGCGTCGTCGAGCTCACCATCGCGCTGCACCGCGTCTTCGAGTCCCCGAAGGACAAGATCGTCTGGGACGTCGGTCACCAGGCGTACGCCCACAAGCTTCTCACCGGCAGGAGCGACTCCTTCGGGACGCTGCGCACCTTCGGGGGGATCAGCGGCTTTCCGAAACGCAGCGAGTCGGCGCACGACTCCTTCGACGTCGGGCACTCCTCCACCTCCATCTCCGCGGCCCTCGGCCTCTCCGTGGCGCGCGACCTGAAGGGGCGTCGCAACAAGGTGCTGGCGGTCATCGGGGACGGTTCGATGACCGGCGGTATGGCGTACGAGGCGCTGAATCATGCAGGGGACCTGAACAAGGACCTGGTGGTGATCCTGAACGACAACGAGATGTCCATCTCGGAAAACGTCGGCGCCCTCTCGAACCTCCTTTCCCGTACCATCACCAGCGACTTCGTGCACAAGATCAGGAAGGACGTCGGCGCCTTCCTCGAAAGTCTGCCCCGCGTCGGGAGCAGTGCGCTCCAGATCGCCAGAAAGGCGGAGGAGTCCCTCAAGGGGCTCTTCACCCCGAGCATGCTCTTCCAGGCCTTCGGGTTCGAGTACATAGGGCCTATCGACGGTCACAACATCCCGCTCCTTTTGGAGACCCTCGAGAACGTGAAGCGCTTCGACGACGCCGTTCTCATTCATGTGCTCACCAAGAAGGGGAAAGGGTACACCCCCGCAGAGTTCAACCCCGCACTCTTTCACGGCGTCGGCCCCTTCGACATCCCCACCGGCAAGGTGCTGAAGGGAAAGGGGGGAGGCGCCTCGTACACGGGCATCTTCGGTGAGGCGCTGAAAAAGGTCGCAGCCGAAAACGAAAAGATCGTCGCGGTGACAGCGGCGATGCCGGACGGCACCGGCCTCACCCCCTTCGGGAAGGAATACCCGGAGCGTTTCTTCGATGTGGGGATAGCCGAGCAGCATGCCGTGACGTTCGCAGCCGGACTCGCAGCGGACGGTTTCACCCCCGTTGTCGCACTCTACTCATCGTTCCTGCAGCGCGCCTACGACCAGCTCTGCCACGACGTGTGCCTGCAGGAGCTGCCTGTCGTGCTGGCGATCGACCGCGCCGGCGTCGTCGGAAACGACGGTCCGACCCATCACGGCGTCTTCGACCTGTCGTACCTGCGGCACCTCCCCGGCCTCACCGTCATGGCCCCGAAGGACGAGAACGAGCTCCAGCACATGCTCTTTACCGCGACGCAGCTGAAGGCCCCTGCGGCACTGCGCTACCCGCGCGGCAACGGGCTTGGCGTCCCCATCGACCAGATCCTCCATGAGATCCCGGTAGGGAAGGGGGAGTTGCTGCGCGACGGAGCTGACGGCGCCCTCATAGCGGTCGGCACCATGGTCGCCCCCGCCCTCCAGGCGGCGCAGGCGCTGGCGGCGGAAGGTATCGATGTTGCCGTCATGAACGCCCGCTTCGTGAAGCCCCTCGATCGCGAGCTGATCCTCTCCCTCGCAGCGCGCGGCCCCGTCTTCACCATCGAGGAGAACGTGGTGCAGGGGGGCTTCGGGACTGCGGTGCTGGAACTCCTGGAAGAGGAAGAGGTGTACGGGGTGCGGTTGACGCGCCTCGGCTTCCCCGACTCCTTTGTCGAGCAGGGGGAGCAGGGGGAACTGCGCGCCAACTACGGCCTCGACGCCGCAGGCATCGCCGACAGCGTGCGCAAGGTCCTTGGAGAGATGCAAGGGGCGCAGGTGGAGGCTGAAGAGGAGCTGGGGTAG
- a CDS encoding exodeoxyribonuclease VII small subunit encodes MAVEKFESALKKLEDVVKKLESGELSLDESLKAFEEGVKHSAFCSKKLDEAERRVELLLKQRDGSFHKKPFEEEEQEF; translated from the coding sequence ATGGCGGTAGAAAAGTTTGAAAGTGCGCTGAAAAAGCTCGAGGACGTGGTAAAGAAGCTGGAAAGCGGGGAGCTCTCCCTCGATGAGTCGCTGAAGGCCTTCGAGGAAGGTGTGAAGCATTCCGCCTTCTGCAGCAAGAAGCTCGACGAAGCAGAGCGGCGTGTTGAGCTCCTCCTGAAGCAGAGGGACGGAAGCTTCCACAAAAAGCCGTTCGAAGAGGAAGAGCAGGAATTCTGA
- the xseA gene encoding exodeoxyribonuclease VII large subunit produces MRLYNERRILTVTQFTALVRGVLEENFEHVWVEGEISNLSQPQSGYLYFTLKDAGAQLRTVMFRTAVRSLKFTPQNGMRVLCRGRVTVYEARGDYQLIIEYIEPQGLGALQLAFIQLKERLAKEGLFSETRKKPIPALPQRIGVVTSPTGAAIRDILTVLSRRFSNVELLIVPVRVQGDGAAQEIATAIDDLNRHGKIDVMIVGRGGGSLEDLWAFNEEVVARAIARSAIPVISAVGHETDFSIADFVADLRAATPSAAAEVVVRSKAALTAEVSSLSHRMMMAMERTLEGHRGRVQSLSRAVQDPSRVLGRLSQRVDDLSERMERQVRHRLGRESSRTESLSCRLEVQNPAMQLKKVQAHVESLTSRAQFAMERRLITARDSLKFAGATLHAVSPLATLSRGYSIARKLPRLEVVRDSRQIAPGDRVELTFAKGSALCSVEESDGAGKP; encoded by the coding sequence ATGCGTCTCTACAACGAAAGACGGATCCTCACCGTAACCCAATTCACCGCCCTGGTGCGCGGGGTGCTCGAGGAGAATTTCGAACACGTCTGGGTGGAGGGGGAGATCTCCAACCTCTCCCAGCCGCAGTCGGGCTACCTGTACTTCACCCTGAAGGATGCCGGAGCTCAGCTGCGCACCGTCATGTTCCGCACCGCAGTGCGCAGCCTGAAATTCACCCCCCAAAACGGCATGCGCGTCCTCTGCCGGGGGCGCGTCACGGTGTACGAGGCGCGCGGCGACTACCAGCTCATCATCGAGTACATCGAGCCCCAGGGGCTGGGGGCGTTGCAGCTTGCTTTCATACAGCTGAAGGAGCGCCTGGCGAAGGAGGGGCTCTTCTCCGAGACGCGCAAGAAGCCGATCCCTGCTCTCCCCCAGAGGATTGGTGTGGTGACCTCTCCGACCGGGGCCGCCATCCGCGACATCCTTACCGTGCTGTCGCGCCGCTTCTCCAACGTGGAGCTTCTCATCGTCCCGGTGCGGGTGCAGGGGGACGGGGCGGCGCAGGAGATTGCGACCGCCATCGATGACCTGAACCGCCACGGAAAGATCGACGTCATGATCGTCGGGCGCGGGGGTGGATCGCTGGAGGACCTGTGGGCCTTCAACGAAGAGGTGGTGGCGCGTGCCATCGCCCGCAGCGCCATTCCGGTCATCTCCGCGGTGGGGCACGAGACCGACTTCAGCATCGCCGACTTCGTGGCCGACCTGCGTGCCGCGACCCCGTCCGCCGCGGCGGAAGTTGTGGTGCGCAGCAAGGCTGCCTTGACCGCCGAGGTCTCCTCCCTGTCGCACCGGATGATGATGGCGATGGAGCGCACGCTCGAGGGGCACCGGGGGCGGGTGCAGAGCCTCTCCCGGGCAGTGCAGGATCCCTCGCGCGTCCTCGGACGGCTCTCCCAACGCGTGGACGACCTGAGCGAGCGCATGGAGCGCCAGGTGAGGCATCGCCTCGGCCGTGAAAGCTCCCGGACCGAATCCCTTTCCTGTCGGCTCGAGGTACAGAATCCGGCGATGCAGCTAAAGAAGGTGCAGGCCCACGTGGAGAGCCTCACCTCCCGGGCGCAGTTCGCCATGGAGCGGCGGCTGATCACGGCCCGCGACTCCCTCAAGTTTGCCGGAGCCACCCTCCATGCGGTCTCCCCCCTCGCCACCCTGTCGCGCGGCTACTCCATTGCCCGAAAGCTCCCGCGCCTCGAGGTCGTGCGCGACAGCAGGCAGATCGCGCCTGGCGACAGGGTGGAACTGACCTTTGCAAAAGGAAGCGCCCTGTGCTCCGTGGAGGAGTCGGACGGGGCAGGCAAACCTTGA
- a CDS encoding polyprenyl synthetase family protein — MDLKDYLKKRCQMVDEALEHVLPHADELPKSLHSSMRYSVFAGGKRVRPVLVLAACDAVGGDTAQAMPAACALEMIHTYSLIHDDLPAMDDDDFRRGNPTNHKVYGEATAILAGDALLTEAFILLSRPDKGADPAARLRVIHEIAVASGSHGMVGGQVVDMESEGGDVEIDLALLSYIHTHKTGALIRASVRAGAILGGASDDALKALTRYGDAIGLAFQIADDILDMEGTTEELGKDAGSDEARGKATYPRLVGLDASKQRARELVDIALESLSAFDERAEPLRAIASYIVQRKS; from the coding sequence ATGGATCTGAAGGATTATTTGAAGAAAAGGTGCCAGATGGTGGACGAAGCGCTGGAACATGTGCTTCCCCATGCGGACGAACTCCCGAAGTCACTGCACAGCTCCATGCGATACTCCGTCTTTGCCGGCGGAAAACGTGTGCGCCCGGTCCTCGTCCTCGCCGCCTGTGACGCGGTAGGGGGGGACACCGCACAGGCGATGCCCGCTGCCTGCGCGCTGGAGATGATCCATACCTACTCGCTCATCCACGACGACCTTCCCGCCATGGACGACGACGATTTCAGGCGCGGCAACCCCACCAACCACAAGGTGTACGGCGAGGCGACCGCCATTCTTGCCGGCGACGCGCTCCTCACCGAGGCCTTCATCCTTCTCTCCCGCCCTGACAAGGGGGCGGATCCTGCGGCGCGCCTGCGGGTGATCCACGAGATCGCGGTAGCCTCCGGTTCCCACGGCATGGTCGGTGGGCAGGTTGTGGACATGGAGAGCGAAGGGGGGGACGTCGAGATCGACCTCGCACTTCTTTCCTACATTCACACCCACAAGACCGGAGCGCTCATCCGGGCGTCCGTGCGTGCCGGCGCCATCCTCGGCGGAGCCAGCGACGACGCCCTGAAGGCCCTTACCCGCTACGGCGACGCCATCGGCCTCGCCTTCCAGATCGCCGATGACATCCTCGACATGGAAGGGACCACCGAGGAACTCGGCAAGGACGCAGGGAGCGACGAGGCCCGCGGCAAGGCCACCTACCCGCGCCTCGTGGGGCTCGACGCCTCCAAGCAGCGCGCTCGCGAGCTGGTCGACATCGCGCTCGAATCCCTCTCCGCCTTTGATGAGCGTGCGGAGCCGCTGCGCGCCATCGCCAGCTACATCGTGCAACGGAAATCGTAA
- a CDS encoding putative lipoprotein, producing MLPLHHVKSAKPLLFLVAGGLVFIFTQTGCSISRSISDSISSPFEWSSDSSHSSSKDNDESYRNDIRNYTDIYVRSNHDPSGLRDGVAAIAKKHGVTDWESDSATYEGIGAGLGKAKVPKDEYEKYTVALAGGEKQRHAMAKGYDSTK from the coding sequence ATGCTCCCACTCCACCATGTAAAATCGGCAAAACCGCTTCTTTTTCTTGTCGCAGGAGGGCTTGTCTTCATATTCACCCAGACCGGGTGCTCTATATCGCGAAGCATCTCTGACAGTATTTCGAGCCCCTTCGAGTGGAGTTCCGATTCTTCCCACTCCTCTTCGAAGGACAACGACGAGTCTTACCGCAACGACATCAGGAATTACACCGACATCTACGTCCGCTCCAACCACGATCCTTCTGGTCTGCGCGACGGTGTGGCCGCCATTGCCAAAAAGCACGGGGTTACCGACTGGGAATCGGACAGTGCTACCTATGAGGGTATAGGGGCGGGACTCGGCAAGGCCAAGGTACCGAAGGACGAGTACGAGAAATACACTGTGGCACTGGCGGGTGGGGAGAAGCAGAGACACGCCATGGCAAAAGGGTATGACTCCACGAAGTAA